A stretch of Cicer arietinum cultivar CDC Frontier isolate Library 1 chromosome 5, Cicar.CDCFrontier_v2.0, whole genome shotgun sequence DNA encodes these proteins:
- the LOC101510481 gene encoding hydroxycinnamoyl-CoA:piscidic acid hydroxycinnamoyltransferase-like, with protein sequence MAIIKASYTITPNESTPNGSLWLSDLDQIFRPFHTTLIYIYKPKKENQKNLTQTLKNSLSKILVPYYPIAGRYSYTKLGRLELNLNAKGAILLEAETTQTIHDFGDFSSFDSIKELIPKIDFNQPIEEIPLFVVQLTRFQNKDENFVAIGIAYSHSLSDGLGCWNFINSWAKIARGETLEANELPFLDRTILKFSHTPLKPCFEHRELKPLPFILGRSDDNIERKKKTRVELLKLTRDEVEKLKKKANECEISKGSISISKSRPYSRFEAISAHIWRSASKARELNANQLSVVRFNVQIRNRIVPNLPKNYYGNALIQTEARGYIGEITSKPLSYAAKKIREGNELIKNEYIRSQIDVIRGFENLDDARRLFIGGDGKTPTFVGYPNLHITSWMGFATNEADFGWGKPIYFSMGHVTSYDRAIIIKSPDDDASVTVCMHFQVELMQLFKKFFYEDLYELITSAKL encoded by the coding sequence ATGGCAATAATTAAAGCTTCTTACACCATCACTCCAAATGAATCAACCCCAAATGGTAGTTTATGGCTCTCTGATTTAGATCAAATTTTTCGTCCATTCCACACAACACTTATTTACATTTACAAACCCAAAAAAGAAAACCAAAAAAACTTAACACAAACATTGAAAAACTCTCTTAGCAAAATTCTAGTTCCTTATTATCCTATAGCTGGTCGTTATTCTTACACAAAACTTGGTCGATTAGAATTGAATCTCAATGCAAAAGGAGCCATTTTACTTGAAGCTGAAACCACACAAACAATTCATGATTTTGGTGATTTTTCATCTTTTGACTCCATCAAAGAGCTTATTCCAAAAATCGATTTTAACCAACCCATTGAAGAGATTCCCTTGTTTGTTGTTCAACTCACAAGATTCCAAAACAAAGATGAAAACTTTGTTGCAATTGGAATTGCTTACTCACATTCTTTATCTGATGGTCTTGGTTGTTGGAACTTCATCAATTCATGGGCCAAAATAGCAAGGGGAGAAACACTAGAGGCTAATGAGTTACCTTTTTTAGATAGAACAATTCTCAAATTTTCACACACCCCTTTGAAACCATGTTTTGAACACAGAGAGTTGAAGCCACTACCATTCATTCTTGGAAGATCTGATGACAATattgaaagaaagaagaaaacaagAGTTGAATTGTTGAAACTCACAAGAGATGAAGTtgaaaagttgaagaaaaagGCTAATGAATGTGAAATTTCAAAAGGGTCGATATCGATATCGAAATCGAGACCTTATAGTAGATTTGAAGCAATTAGTGCACATATATGGAGAAGTGCTTCAAAGGCTCGCGAGCTTAATGCGAATCAATTGAGTGTTGTTCGGTTCAACGTTCAAATCCGAAACAGAATAGTTCCAAATCTTCCTAAGAATTATTATGGGAATGCTTTGATTCAAACAGAAGCAAGAGGGTATATTGGAGAAATCACATCAAAGCCATTGAGTTATGCTGCAAAGAAGATAAGGGAAGGAAATGAGTTGATAAAAAATGAGTATATAAGGTCACAAATTGATGTTATTAGAggttttgaaaatttggatgatGCAAGACGTTTGTTTATAGGTGGAGATGGTAAAACTCCTACATTTGTTGGGTATCCTAATTTGCATATAACAAGTTGGATGGGTTTTGCTACAAATGAAGCAGATTTTGGGTGGGGAAAGCCTATTTACTTTAGTATGGGGCATGTGACTTCATA